Below is a window of Candidatus Acidiferrales bacterium DNA.
TCCGCCCATGTAGGGGCAAGCTTCAGCTTGCCCTTGACCTGTTGCCCTTGACCTGACTCGGGGCGGTCTGAAGACCGGCCCCTACACGAACGAAGAAGACTCGGGGCGGTCTGAAGACCGGCCCTACACGAACGAAGATTGTCATCGAGGGAATTCCGGCGTATCTTAATAGAGGCTGAGGAAACCCAGGCGAGGTATTTGGTGTCTAAGGATATAGGGAGAGGTAACGCTCTCGGTAGGGTGTGGGCGGACATGGCGCATGGCATGAGCGAACTGATCGCCACCTTCGAGACTTCCTGCGACGAGCGCGCACTCGTCCAGGAATTGCGCACTGGTTCGGAGACGGCCTTTGCCTGGCTGGTGGCTCAATATCAGGATGCGATCTATAACCTCGTGTTTCGCATTCTTGGCGATTCGGGCCGCGCCGCGGACACGGTGCAGGAAGTGTTTCTGAAGGTGTTCCGCGGCATCAACGGTTTTCATAGCGGGAGTTCGATTAAAACCTGGATCTATCGGATCGCTATCCGCGAAGCTGCCAACCAGAAGCGGTGGTTCTGGCGGCACTGGCGGCACCAGGTTGCCATCGAGGAGAAGGAATCATGGGGCAAGGCAGCGGTGCGCGAGGCGCTGGTGGATCGCGGCGAATCGCCGCTCGCGGCCGCCATGAGCGCCGAGCTGGAAGGGGTGGTGCATCGCGCCTTGCAGGCCGTTGCTGAACCCTACCGCTCCGCCGTTGTGCTGCGCGACATTGAGGGCATGGCGTACGACGAAATTGCCGACGTTCTGGAGATCTCCCTGGGCACGGTGAAATCGCGCATCCTGCGCGGCCGCCAAGCTCTCCGGGCCATTCTCGAACCTCATCTCAACGGGCATCGCA
It encodes the following:
- a CDS encoding sigma-70 family RNA polymerase sigma factor; translation: MSELIATFETSCDERALVQELRTGSETAFAWLVAQYQDAIYNLVFRILGDSGRAADTVQEVFLKVFRGINGFHSGSSIKTWIYRIAIREAANQKRWFWRHWRHQVAIEEKESWGKAAVREALVDRGESPLAAAMSAELEGVVHRALQAVAEPYRSAVVLRDIEGMAYDEIADVLEISLGTVKSRILRGRQALRAILEPHLNGHRKAGTGRAGAGRES